The proteins below come from a single Rosa rugosa chromosome 2, drRosRugo1.1, whole genome shotgun sequence genomic window:
- the LOC133727810 gene encoding uncharacterized protein LOC133727810, whose protein sequence is MVLKDHLRDHPMLRAVFHVQVKMFPVTALLGTLSYSQQLGIYEILRRRAISSNDGKPPSLLQEAGCGLIATAATEYFSYPLFIAWHNKRVKSMGPTADCWRIRDKWSDVLLGPSMRSRIGLGMGMLASYNPSLHYFMESKRFSEGDAKLGAGAISALSAVTCASLASSFDFVSEAVKSKRQLHPTGFFFHLCRGAPMIMVFWAVFEQLQKYSAVVVWK, encoded by the exons ATGGTACTGAAGGACCACCTTCGAGACCATCCCATGTTGAGGGCGGTCTTTCACGTCCAGGTCAAG ATGTTTCCTGTTACAGCCTTGCTTGGAACCTTATCTTATAGTCAGCAGCTTGGAATATACGA GATTCTGAGAAGAAGAGCAATTTCTAGCAATGATGGTAAGCCACCGAGTCTTTTGCAGGAAGCTGGTTGTGGGTTGATTGCTACAGCAGCAACAGAATATTTCAGCTATCCATTATTCATAGCGTGGCACAATAAGAGGGTTAAATCCATGGGACCAACTGCAGATTGTTGGAGAATCAGAGACAAATGGTCAGATGTATTGTTAGGTCCTTCCATGAGGTCAAGAATTGGTTTAGGCATGGGTATGCTTGCTTCCTATAATCCAAGTCTCCATTATTTCATGGAATCTAAGCGTTTTTCCGAAGGGGATGCAAAGCTTG GCGCAGGGGCTATTTCAGCATTGTCTGCTGTTACATGTGCTTCGCTTGCTTCCTCCTTCGATTTTGTGAGTGAAGCTGTAAAATCAAAACGACAATTGCATCCTACTGGATTCTTTTTTCATCTATGTAGAGGTGCGCCTATGATCATGGTATTCTGGGCTGTTTTTGAACAACTCCAGAAATATTCCGCTGTGGTTGTTTGGAAATGA
- the LOC133734785 gene encoding mitochondrial dicarboxylate/tricarboxylate transporter DTC-like has product MKIMEEKKDRAEFEGLKPFWGLPPPPSVLKPFVHGGVAGLLTGSMNGAIEYSGFHILKNVPLFRNHPTYVPRWIFVKIIPGLVLIDALAYSQLLGIYEILRRRAIAANEGMQPRLYQEAACGLIAGAAGTCVSFPLYLALYRKRFESMGAAAGRWRLRSNLSHIFRYGSVTWKRRVGLGMGMVASYKPSLHYLVESRGFSEEDAKSGAGAISALSAAACALLAPYACSLVFARETLRLRGPLGFITGLSGLCFHEAPKVMVFWAVFEELQKYSKPSIESEQS; this is encoded by the exons ATGAAGATCatggaagagaagaaagacAGAGCAGAGTTTGAGGGCTTGAAACCTTTTTGgggtcttcctcctcctccttcagtgCTCAAGCCCTTTGTGCATGGCGGAGTCGCTGGGCTTCTCACAGGCTCTATGAATGGGGCAATAGAGTACTCAGGATTCCACATCCTAAAGAACGTCCCTCTCTTTCGAAACCATCCCACATATGTGCCCCGTTGGATCTTTGTCAAG ATAATCCCTGGTCTGGTTTTGATTGATGCTTTGGCTTATAGTCAGCTACTTGGAATTTACGA GATTCTGAGACGAAGAGCAATTGCTGCAAATGAGGGTATGCAGCCAAGGCTTTATCAGGAAGCTGCTTGTGGGTTGATTGCAGGAGCAGCTGGAACATGTGTCAGCTTTCCATTGTATCTAGCGCTTTATCGGAAGCGGTTTGAATCTATGGGGGCTGCTGCAGGGCGGTGGAGACTAAGAAGCAATTTGTCACATATCTTCAGATATGGAAGTGTCACATGGAAGAGGAGAGTTGGGTTAGGCATGGGTATGGTTGCTTCCTATAAGCCAAGTCTCCATTATCTCGTGGAATCTCGGGGTTTTAGTGAAGAGGATGCAAAATCTG GTGCAGGGGCTATTTCAGCATTGTCTGCTGCTGCATGCGCTCTACTGGCACCATATGCTTGCTCCCTCGTTTTTGCACGTGAAACTCTAAGATTAAGAGGACCCCTTGGATTCATAACAGGACTTTCTGGTCTCTGTTTTCACGAAGCGCCTAAGGTCATGGTATTCTGGGCTGTTTTTGAAGAACTCCAGAAATATTCCAAACCATCAATAGAATCCGAGCAATCTTAG